Proteins encoded within one genomic window of Sphingomonas sp. KRR8:
- a CDS encoding peptidylprolyl isomerase, producing MLSLALALAAAPAPAKPPRTPPEIVAAAPASAWRAIPADDLLVIDYEGGGRTIVQLAPGFAPVHVANIRRLANSGYWTGSAIYRVQDNYVAQWGTNDAKKTLPPGIVAKPPAEYVRSPRGLVIRPLGFADAYAARVGFAGGWPVARYKDGSVSLTHCYGMVGVGRDLSPDTGMGGELYAVIGQAPRQLDRNIALVGRVIEGIEQMSALPRGTEALGFYKEGSVAKKIAQVRLASALPGSERPAFEYLTETSPAFAAYLDRRANRDDDFYRVKAGGVDLCNAPIPVRRVPAR from the coding sequence TTGCTCAGCCTCGCCCTTGCCCTCGCCGCTGCGCCTGCTCCGGCCAAGCCGCCGCGCACCCCGCCGGAGATTGTCGCCGCCGCGCCGGCCTCGGCCTGGCGGGCAATCCCCGCCGACGACCTGCTGGTGATCGATTATGAGGGCGGCGGGCGGACGATCGTGCAGCTCGCGCCCGGCTTCGCGCCCGTGCACGTCGCCAACATCCGGCGGCTTGCGAACAGCGGCTACTGGACGGGCAGCGCCATCTACCGGGTGCAGGACAATTATGTCGCCCAATGGGGAACGAACGACGCCAAGAAGACGCTTCCCCCCGGAATCGTCGCCAAGCCGCCGGCCGAATATGTCCGCAGCCCGCGCGGCCTCGTCATCCGGCCGCTCGGCTTTGCCGACGCTTATGCGGCACGGGTCGGCTTTGCGGGAGGCTGGCCGGTTGCCCGGTATAAGGATGGCAGCGTCAGTTTGACCCACTGCTACGGCATGGTCGGGGTTGGCCGGGACCTTTCGCCCGACACCGGCATGGGCGGCGAACTCTATGCGGTGATCGGGCAAGCGCCGCGCCAGCTCGACCGCAACATCGCCCTGGTCGGCCGAGTGATCGAAGGCATCGAGCAGATGTCGGCACTACCCCGGGGGACAGAGGCGCTCGGCTTCTACAAGGAAGGCAGCGTCGCGAAGAAGATTGCTCAGGTCCGTCTGGCCAGCGCCCTCCCCGGAAGCGAGCGCCCGGCCTTCGAATATCTGACCGAAACCAGCCCGGCCTTCGCCGCCTACCTCGACCGGCGGGCGAACCGCGACGACGATTTCTACCGCGTGAAGGCGGGCGGCGTTGACCTGTGCAACGCGCCGATACCCGTCCGCCGGGTGCCGGCGCGCTGA
- the purT gene encoding formate-dependent phosphoribosylglycinamide formyltransferase, which yields MFLARLMLLGAGELGREFAIAAKRLGCEVIACDRYERAPAMQVADACEVFSMLDGAALRAAVEKHRPNVIVPEIEAIDTATLATLEAAGWRVAPSAKAAQLTMNRDGIRDFAAQELGLETSRYRFAESREEALAAIDHVGLPCVVKPVMSSSGKGQSTARTAEEVGAAYDYAVANMRGDRPRVIVEEFIAFDSEITLLTVSAADGIHYCDPIGHRQEAGDYRESWQPAAMQPATLRSAQSQAGKVVAALGGHGIFGVEFFVAGDRAIFSELSPRPHDTGMVTLVSQSPNEFELHLRAILGLPVAPILQSGPAASAVILADRESERFSFTGVAEALATGAELRLFGKPKTLRNRRMGVALARGDSVEQAVAHAVDAAGKVRLRYEEE from the coding sequence ATGTTCCTTGCCAGACTGATGCTCCTGGGCGCGGGCGAGCTGGGCCGCGAGTTCGCCATCGCCGCCAAGCGGCTCGGCTGCGAAGTGATCGCCTGCGACCGCTATGAGCGCGCGCCCGCCATGCAGGTCGCGGACGCCTGCGAAGTCTTCTCCATGCTGGACGGAGCGGCGCTGCGGGCCGCGGTGGAGAAGCATCGCCCGAACGTGATCGTGCCGGAAATCGAGGCGATCGACACGGCCACGCTGGCGACGCTGGAGGCCGCGGGTTGGCGGGTGGCGCCATCGGCCAAGGCGGCGCAGCTGACCATGAACCGCGATGGCATCAGGGACTTTGCGGCGCAGGAGCTGGGGCTGGAGACGAGCCGCTACCGCTTCGCCGAAAGCCGGGAGGAGGCGCTCGCCGCGATCGACCACGTGGGGCTGCCATGCGTGGTGAAGCCGGTCATGTCGTCGTCGGGCAAAGGGCAGAGCACCGCCAGGACCGCCGAGGAGGTGGGAGCGGCCTACGACTATGCCGTCGCCAACATGCGCGGCGACCGCCCGCGCGTGATCGTCGAGGAGTTCATCGCCTTCGACAGCGAGATCACGCTGCTGACCGTCAGCGCCGCGGACGGCATCCATTATTGCGATCCGATCGGCCATCGCCAGGAGGCCGGCGACTATCGCGAGAGCTGGCAGCCCGCCGCAATGCAGCCGGCCACGCTCAGGTCAGCGCAGAGCCAGGCGGGCAAGGTCGTGGCGGCGCTTGGCGGGCACGGCATCTTCGGGGTGGAATTCTTCGTCGCCGGTGACCGGGCCATCTTCTCCGAACTGAGCCCGCGGCCGCACGACACGGGCATGGTCACGCTGGTCAGCCAGTCGCCCAACGAGTTCGAGCTTCACCTGCGCGCCATCCTCGGCCTGCCGGTCGCGCCGATCCTGCAGAGCGGGCCGGCGGCGTCGGCCGTGATCCTGGCCGATCGGGAGAGCGAACGATTCTCCTTCACCGGCGTGGCCGAGGCGCTTGCCACCGGGGCCGAGCTGCGCCTGTTCGGCAAGCCCAAGACGTTGCGCAACCGCCGGATGGGCGTTGCCCTGGCACGAGGCGACAGCGTCGAGCAGGCGGTCGCCCATGCGGTCGATGCAGCCGGCAAGGTCCGCCTGCGTTATGAGGAAGAATGA
- the ykgO gene encoding type B 50S ribosomal protein L36, whose product MKIRNSLKSLKDRHRDCRVIRRRGRTYVINKTNRRFKARQG is encoded by the coding sequence ATGAAGATTCGCAATTCCCTGAAGTCGCTCAAGGATCGTCACCGGGATTGCCGCGTGATCCGTCGTCGCGGCCGCACCTACGTCATCAACAAGACGAACCGCCGCTTCAAAGCCCGTCAGGGCTGA